Proteins co-encoded in one Sulfurospirillum arsenophilum NBRC 109478 genomic window:
- the larE gene encoding ATP-dependent sacrificial sulfur transferase LarE, giving the protein MYKKYEHLKEIIASYDSLLVAFSGGVDSSFLLKTAYDVLGDKAIGITASTPYIANWEIADAVRIAKEIGVQHEVVKKPWIEAVKSNPNNRCYICKHALFSSLLDFTQQKSFSAVAEGSNVDDTKEFRPGRVALGELGIKTPLLDAGLTKREIRALSKEIGLSTWDKPSYACLLTRFPYNQTINDKALLMVADAEGYMISQGYGHIRVRYVDGLARIEMPESEMIRFVNDARMKELRDHLKSLGFLHVTLDLEGYRQGSIAESRSEKSA; this is encoded by the coding sequence ATGTATAAAAAATACGAACATTTAAAAGAGATTATTGCTTCCTATGACAGTCTTTTGGTTGCCTTTTCAGGCGGTGTCGATAGTAGTTTTTTACTTAAAACTGCTTACGATGTTTTAGGAGATAAAGCCATTGGGATTACTGCTTCAACGCCGTATATTGCAAATTGGGAGATTGCTGATGCCGTGCGTATTGCCAAAGAGATTGGTGTACAACACGAAGTGGTTAAAAAGCCGTGGATTGAGGCGGTTAAGAGCAATCCTAACAATCGTTGTTATATTTGTAAACATGCCCTTTTCTCTTCACTTCTTGATTTTACACAGCAAAAAAGTTTTAGTGCGGTTGCCGAAGGAAGCAATGTGGATGATACAAAAGAGTTTAGACCCGGTCGTGTTGCACTTGGCGAACTGGGTATCAAAACACCCCTATTGGATGCTGGGCTGACCAAACGTGAGATTCGAGCCCTTTCAAAAGAGATTGGTCTTAGCACGTGGGATAAACCCTCTTATGCGTGTTTGCTTACACGTTTTCCTTACAATCAGACCATTAACGATAAAGCTTTGTTGATGGTTGCCGATGCTGAGGGGTATATGATATCCCAAGGTTATGGGCATATTCGTGTACGCTACGTCGATGGATTGGCACGTATTGAGATGCCAGAGAGCGAAATGATTCGCTTTGTGAATGATGCACGTATGAAAGAGCTGAGAGATCATTTGAAGTCACTTGGTTTTTTACATGTAACGCTTGATTTAGAGGGATACCGACAAGGTTCTATCGCAGAATCACGCAGTGAAAAGAGCGCTTAA
- the larC gene encoding nickel pincer cofactor biosynthesis protein LarC — translation MRVLYYDCFSGISGDMHLGAMLDLGVESDYLKQELSKLSLDAAFSLDIQRASKMGISGTKVNVTLTPHQQSGWHVHPHSHSHARHHHEHRTFKSIEALIQKSALSDAVKERSLKMFWCVALAEGKIHGKEPQDVGFHEVGAIDSIVDIVGSAICLEALHVNKIIASKIELGGGFVQCAHGTLPVPAPATLEILKNVPVTLGRVPSETTTPTGAAIIKANVDEFCEKSSFMIEKIGYGIGHKDFAIPNVLRVLLGEIEEDAVPVDEEIVLETNLDDMSPEILSYVQERLFAIGVKDVYTTAITTKKNRLGVKLSVLVSAEKEAEAMEVIFSETTSIGLRRQRVEKVALDREIISVTTPYGEIHVKCVFMGGKMLKYKAEYEECKQAALKYQLPILHVYESVTVAMKERKRDV, via the coding sequence GTGAGAGTTTTATATTATGACTGCTTTAGCGGTATTAGCGGCGATATGCACCTTGGAGCGATGCTTGATTTGGGTGTAGAGAGTGACTACCTAAAGCAAGAGCTCTCCAAGCTTTCTTTAGATGCTGCGTTTAGTCTTGATATACAACGAGCGTCTAAAATGGGCATTAGCGGAACGAAAGTGAATGTCACATTGACACCACATCAGCAGAGTGGATGGCATGTTCATCCGCACTCTCATTCTCATGCGCGCCATCATCATGAACATCGTACCTTTAAGAGCATTGAAGCGTTGATTCAAAAGAGCGCTTTAAGTGATGCCGTTAAAGAGCGAAGTTTAAAAATGTTTTGGTGCGTGGCATTAGCTGAAGGAAAAATACATGGTAAAGAGCCTCAAGATGTAGGCTTTCATGAAGTGGGAGCAATCGATTCTATTGTTGATATTGTAGGCTCTGCGATCTGTTTGGAAGCTTTACATGTAAACAAAATTATCGCTTCTAAAATTGAGCTAGGTGGTGGGTTTGTGCAGTGTGCTCATGGTACACTGCCTGTTCCCGCTCCCGCGACACTTGAGATTTTAAAAAATGTACCTGTGACTTTGGGTCGTGTACCCTCTGAGACAACAACACCCACAGGCGCTGCGATCATTAAAGCCAATGTAGACGAATTTTGTGAAAAATCATCTTTTATGATCGAGAAGATTGGTTATGGCATTGGTCACAAAGATTTTGCGATTCCTAATGTGTTGCGTGTGCTTTTAGGTGAAATCGAAGAAGATGCCGTGCCCGTGGATGAAGAGATTGTTTTAGAGACTAATCTTGATGATATGAGCCCTGAAATACTCTCTTACGTACAAGAAAGATTGTTTGCAATAGGCGTGAAAGATGTCTATACAACAGCGATTACAACGAAGAAAAACCGTTTGGGCGTGAAACTCAGTGTTTTAGTTAGCGCTGAGAAAGAAGCTGAGGCGATGGAGGTGATCTTTTCGGAGACGACATCCATAGGGCTTAGACGTCAACGTGTTGAAAAAGTAGCCTTAGATCGTGAGATTATCAGTGTTACAACGCCTTACGGAGAGATTCATGTGAAATGTGTCTTTATGGGTGGAAAAATGCTCAAATACAAAGCCGAATACGAAGAATGCAAACAAGCAGCGCTAAAATACCAGCTTCCCATTTTACATGTCTATGAAAGTGTTACCGTTGCGATGAAAGAGAGAAAAAGAGATGTATAA